The following are from one region of the Camarhynchus parvulus chromosome 3, STF_HiC, whole genome shotgun sequence genome:
- the HADHB gene encoding LOW QUALITY PROTEIN: trifunctional enzyme subunit beta, mitochondrial (The sequence of the model RefSeq protein was modified relative to this genomic sequence to represent the inferred CDS: inserted 1 base in 1 codon): protein MSSMLSSALRNLPVSSAWAAGAFTRSLSCSSQFQSSAQPKTKKSLAKTGVKNVVVVEGVRIPFLQSGTTYADLMPHDLARAALQGLLTRTSVPRDVVDYIVYGTVIQEVKTSNVAREAALGAGFSDKTPAHTVTMACISSNQAMTTGVGMIAAGQCDVVVXGGVELMSDVPIRHSRKMRKTMLTLNRAKTLGQKLSLISKIRPDYFAPELPAVAEFSTSETMGHSADRLAAAFGISRREQDEYALRSHTLAKKAQDEGLLQDVVPFKVPGKDTVTKDNGIRPSSLEQMGKLKPAFVKPYGTVTAANSSFLTDGASAMLIMSEEKALAMGYKPKAYLRDFVYVSQDPKDQLLLGPTYATPKVLEKAGLSLSDIDVFEFHEAFAGQILANLKAMDSEWFAKNYMGRRSKVGAPPLDKFNTWGGSLSLGHPFGATGCRLVITAAHRLKKEGGQYGLVAACAAGGQGHAMIVELYPQ from the exons ATGAGTTccatgctgagctctgccctgcgGAACCTCCCCGTGtcctcagcctgggctgctggggcct TTACTCGATCACTCAGCTGCTCCTCGCAGTTCCAATCTTCAG CCCAGCCAAAGACTAAGAAGAGCTTGGCCAAAACTGGGGTGAAGaatgtggtggtggtggagggtGTCCGCATTCCCTTTCTGCAGTCTGGCACCAC GTATGCTGATCTGATGCCACATGACTtagccagagcagcactgca GGGCCTGCTGACCCGGACCAGTGTCCCAAGGGATGTTGTTGATTACATTGTTTATGGCACAGTTATCCAGGAGGTGAAAACCAGTAATGTTGCCAGAGAG GCTGCCTTGGGAGCGGGATTCTCCGACAAAACTCCGGCCCACACTGTCACCATGGCCTGCATTTCCTCAAACCAGGCCATGACCACAG gggtgGGGATGATTGCAGCTGGCCAGTGTGACGTGGTGG GCGGCGGCGTGGAGCTCATGTCCGACGTCCCCATCCGCCACAgcaggaagatgaggaagacCATGCTGACCCTGAACAGAGCCAAGACCCTGGGCCAGAAGCTGTCCCTCATTTCCAAAATTCGACCTGACTACTTTGCTCCCGag ctcccagctgtggcagagtTCTCCACCAGCGAGACCATGGGGCACTCTGCCGACCGCCTGGCCGCCGCCTTCGGCATCTCCCGCCGGGAGCAGGACGAGTACGCGCTGCGCTCGCACACGCTGGCCAAGAAAGCCCAGGAcgaggggctgctgcaggatgtggTGCCCTTCAAAGTGCCAG GCAAAGACACAGTTACCAAAGACAACGGGATCCGCCCGTCCTCCCTGGAGCAGATGGGAAAACTGAAGCCAGCCTTTGTCAAGCCCTATGGAACAGTGACAGCAGCCAACTCCTCCTTCCTG ACCGACGGAGCGTCGGCGATGCTGATCATGTCTGAGGAGAAGGCCCTGGCCATGGGCTACAAACCAAAGGCCTACCTAAG GGATTTCGTGTACGTGTCCCAGGATCCCAAggaccagctgctcctggg CCCCACCTATGCCACTCCCAAAGTGCTGGAGAAGGCCGGGCTCAGCCTGAGTGACATCGATGTGTTTGAGTTCCACGAGGCCTTTGCT GGCCAGATCCTGGCTAACCTGAAAGCCATGGATTCAGAGTGGTTTGCAAAGAACTACATGGGCAGGAGGTCAAAG gttGGAGCCCCTCCCCTGGACAAGTTCAACACCTGGGGgggctccctgtccctgggacaCCCCTTTGGGGCCACCGGCTGCCGCCTGGTCAtcactgctgcccacaggctgAAGAAGGAGGGGGGCCAGTACGGCCTGgtggctgcctgtgctgcaggagggcag GGTCACGCGATGATCGTGGAGCTCTACCCCCAGTAA